One Candidatus Neomarinimicrobiota bacterium genomic region harbors:
- a CDS encoding S8 family serine peptidase codes for MKKHILISLLLMASLAYAASPEKSAYYGDRFLICLQPDVTVEKIDLRSGVPVTGISSLDKLLSLREIVVMEKYLPGSTPDDMDGDIILSNIYQLRVVPGRSDLEQTIANFTTDPSILFAEKEVIYRPLYTPNDSHYGNQWYLPKIQAPEAWDLFDIAGGDLPGDRSIVLASVDTGVQYTHPDLKDRIWINQAEVPADIFSAVDSNSDGVVTPEEVGAYVTDYDGNGTTNLQDALHATSPFMDGLDADDWDNNSTSYIDDLFGWDVAGTTSGNDPDNDPMGTFTGPADSGNKMHGTHVGGILAANTDNGMGIASTVYNGALMCVKVLYDESTGGISGGSTGILYAAKAGADIINLSWGGSGYSSSDQAVANLVYDTYGAVTVAAAGNGNDNGTPSDTPHYPSGYDKVVSVTALGSSDNFGWANYGVEAGTPGQFGYFSGINISAPGENIRSTVYTTAGSYQSWDGTSMASPLVASCFGLLKATHPEASNDWLVENILSSTDSIDHINPNFAGQLGTGRVNIFNSIARLSYPQLSYNSYSLQLTNDNGDGLLSPGESALMRINLFNSAGWLDALGVTAVLRSNSEHVMITDSTGSYGDINNGNIGVNIIDRYGFSVAEDSPSGLLPLELIVTTDDGSDNPYTVTLEFTIDVSIWQPNFPIASSIIKGGNAVVDLDGVLDSMGVGSNEIIYCAYDSLLHAVGADGNEIAGFPVMLNYLAEATPAVGDIDNDGDLEVVVGGLDRNLYVVQHDGTVESIHVAPGFILAPASLYDFDGDGDLEIVSVSTNDELAVMHHDGTMLANFPMTLDGNMTVGAAIGDINADGNVNIVVATWGDRLHAINLDGTEATGFPAVLSGHVRSAPLLANLDGSPDGSLEIIFGSNDNKLHAYDASGNELWYVSSSSQDIQADPAIADMDGDGDFEIFVGGLDRLVYAVDHTGTFLEGWPVGTGGAIYSSPALADINDDGIAEVFIGSNDRFLYGLNLDGSNIGGFPVENTGNIQGSPTVADLDGDSDLEIIVGADDNLLVMDISSNGETASYWPTHRGNLHRTGVQLTVVGVDEQRIFPTSHKLYENYPNPFNPNTSIAFDIGEATQVTLEILDIRGRVVTELVSAPMTTGSYRVVWDGERQGRPADAGVYFYRLSTQNGNLVRKMTLLK; via the coding sequence ATGAAAAAACATATACTTATTAGTTTACTTCTCATGGCATCGTTGGCCTATGCAGCGTCCCCTGAAAAATCAGCCTATTATGGCGATCGTTTCCTTATCTGTTTGCAACCAGATGTAACGGTTGAAAAGATAGATCTTAGAAGTGGTGTCCCTGTGACTGGAATTTCAAGCCTGGATAAACTATTATCCCTGAGAGAAATTGTAGTTATGGAGAAGTATCTTCCCGGCTCCACACCTGATGATATGGATGGTGATATCATCCTTTCAAACATCTATCAACTACGCGTGGTTCCCGGACGCAGCGATCTTGAACAGACGATTGCAAACTTCACGACTGACCCCAGTATCCTGTTTGCTGAAAAAGAAGTGATTTATCGTCCCCTCTACACTCCCAATGATTCACATTATGGCAACCAGTGGTATCTCCCAAAAATTCAAGCACCAGAGGCCTGGGATTTGTTTGACATAGCCGGTGGTGATCTGCCAGGGGATCGGTCGATTGTATTGGCCAGTGTTGATACTGGCGTGCAGTATACCCATCCAGACTTAAAGGATCGAATCTGGATCAATCAGGCTGAAGTTCCTGCAGATATTTTTAGTGCCGTAGATTCCAATTCAGATGGTGTGGTTACTCCAGAAGAAGTTGGTGCCTATGTCACAGACTATGATGGCAATGGTACCACCAATCTTCAGGATGCTCTACATGCTACCTCTCCCTTTATGGATGGTCTCGATGCTGATGACTGGGATAACAACTCAACAAGCTATATAGATGATTTATTTGGCTGGGATGTCGCAGGTACAACAAGTGGTAATGATCCCGATAATGATCCCATGGGCACATTTACCGGACCAGCTGATTCAGGCAATAAAATGCATGGTACTCATGTGGGGGGAATCCTCGCAGCAAATACGGATAATGGAATGGGTATTGCCAGTACGGTTTACAATGGTGCTCTCATGTGTGTCAAAGTTCTTTATGACGAAAGCACAGGAGGTATTTCAGGTGGATCAACTGGAATACTCTATGCGGCCAAAGCCGGTGCCGATATCATAAATTTATCCTGGGGAGGATCAGGATATAGCAGCTCTGATCAGGCTGTCGCCAACTTGGTATATGATACCTATGGTGCGGTCACTGTTGCAGCGGCTGGAAATGGTAATGATAATGGAACACCATCTGATACCCCTCATTACCCTTCTGGTTATGACAAGGTGGTTTCAGTAACTGCATTGGGCAGTTCAGATAATTTTGGCTGGGCCAACTATGGTGTAGAGGCAGGCACTCCAGGACAATTTGGTTATTTTTCAGGTATTAACATCAGTGCTCCCGGTGAAAACATTCGAAGTACTGTATATACAACCGCTGGCTCATACCAGTCCTGGGATGGTACTTCCATGGCATCACCCCTGGTTGCTTCTTGTTTTGGGTTATTAAAGGCGACTCACCCCGAAGCCTCAAATGATTGGCTGGTTGAAAATATTCTCTCAAGCACAGACTCCATTGATCATATAAATCCAAATTTTGCTGGCCAATTGGGAACGGGTCGGGTCAATATCTTTAATTCTATTGCCCGTCTTAGCTACCCCCAATTGTCCTATAACTCATATAGCCTGCAGTTGACCAATGATAATGGAGATGGCCTGCTTTCACCTGGTGAATCTGCATTGATGCGAATAAATCTGTTCAATAGTGCTGGATGGCTTGATGCATTGGGTGTGACAGCGGTACTTCGTAGTAATTCCGAACATGTAATGATTACTGATAGCACAGGGAGTTATGGAGATATAAACAATGGTAACATCGGTGTGAATATCATTGATCGTTATGGTTTTTCCGTTGCTGAAGATTCTCCTTCAGGGCTGTTGCCTTTGGAACTTATTGTTACCACCGATGATGGCTCCGACAATCCCTACACAGTAACATTAGAATTTACCATTGATGTGAGTATCTGGCAGCCGAATTTCCCAATTGCATCAAGTATTATCAAGGGTGGCAATGCTGTAGTGGATCTTGATGGTGTTTTGGATTCGATGGGCGTTGGAAGCAATGAAATCATTTATTGCGCATATGACAGCCTCCTCCATGCAGTTGGTGCAGATGGAAACGAAATCGCTGGATTTCCAGTGATGCTTAATTATCTGGCTGAGGCTACGCCTGCAGTTGGAGATATTGACAATGATGGTGATCTGGAAGTGGTCGTCGGTGGCCTGGATCGCAATCTGTATGTCGTTCAGCATGATGGTACCGTCGAATCCATCCATGTGGCCCCTGGCTTTATTCTCGCACCTGCAAGTTTGTATGACTTTGATGGTGATGGAGATCTTGAAATTGTCAGCGTTTCCACCAACGATGAACTGGCAGTCATGCACCATGATGGTACCATGCTGGCAAACTTCCCCATGACCCTTGATGGTAACATGACGGTGGGTGCTGCCATTGGTGATATCAATGCTGACGGAAACGTAAACATAGTAGTCGCCACCTGGGGTGACCGTTTGCATGCCATTAATTTAGATGGCACTGAGGCTACAGGTTTCCCAGCAGTTCTTTCCGGTCATGTCCGGTCAGCTCCCCTGTTGGCCAATCTGGATGGCAGCCCCGATGGTTCTTTAGAGATCATATTTGGGAGCAATGACAACAAGCTCCACGCATACGATGCCAGTGGAAATGAATTGTGGTATGTGAGCAGCTCTTCCCAGGATATTCAGGCTGATCCCGCCATTGCTGATATGGATGGCGATGGCGATTTTGAAATCTTTGTAGGTGGCCTGGATCGACTCGTATATGCTGTCGATCACACCGGCACTTTTCTGGAAGGCTGGCCTGTGGGTACAGGAGGAGCAATTTATAGTTCGCCTGCACTTGCAGATATCAACGACGATGGTATCGCTGAAGTATTTATCGGCTCAAACGATCGTTTTCTGTATGGGTTAAATCTGGATGGATCAAATATTGGTGGGTTCCCAGTTGAGAATACTGGTAATATACAGGGTAGTCCAACGGTAGCCGATCTGGATGGTGATAGCGATCTGGAAATCATAGTTGGTGCAGATGATAACCTACTGGTTATGGATATATCCAGTAATGGGGAAACTGCAAGCTATTGGCCAACCCATCGCGGGAATTTGCACCGGACGGGTGTGCAGCTCACAGTAGTTGGTGTTGACGAGCAGCGTATCTTCCCAACAAGTCATAAGTTATATGAAAATTATCCCAACCCATTTAATCCCAACACATCAATTGCCTTCGATATTGGTGAAGCTACACAGGTTACCCTGGAGATCCTGGATATCCGGGGGAGAGTCGTGACGGAATTGGTTTCTGCTCCGATGACCACAGGCAGTTATCGCGTTGTATGGGATGGAGAGCGCCAGGGAAGGCCTGCTGATGCTGGAGTCTATTTCTATCGTCTAAGCACTCAGAATGGCAATCTCGTTCGAAAGATGACCCTTCTGAAGTAG
- a CDS encoding T9SS type A sorting domain-containing protein, producing the protein MKSLLKVLMITLVAWSAFAGSIEGLNHTNKQLMIKGTHQDAYSENQEREAGMLRDLRNGDYALACQNEELTLISNMLNYMYSPVITLPAGSTVFFDFFIRGNFTDPNEFPDVDYWGCEVSPNGGSSWYAISNPYGDPDGSNYVYTDAPGDWSSFVQSYTVDGLLNDYAGGDIQIRWYMQTDADAASGEGIFLDDVSVDVDGASVFFADFEDGDLTGWVSVDGTAEPAHWHQTTVGAYSGQSWAMNDPDIGNSGGYDDHWYQVLDSPPVTLPADQVNAITFRQNRNVEDPAGATSPYDGWDGMNVRISSDGGSTWEVLTDASPAYNSQSLYSFGSEFGEGPGVPGWGGSSGGFESVGITIPASYQNLEVMIRFAFSSDPGYNTSDDPTLFGWIIDNIDIAGVLTNDGETSEGWVAASNVPIAGDLWHLAFVGSLPVPAGLAAEAGDSQVAVTWADLNESQEVTFAWGDESMESFITGSVPWVGGQVVGSAWAAHYNAAQTTTLHTFSYILSSGNTANPGSILPIIVTVWNGASQIIYESEPVTASAMDVLLDYDLSAANVSVSGGFYVGWAYTDTTAPYVALDSDSEYAGEAYGWHPEGTMLSLTGTGMDGNYALYASGVTTSEGGFTYNVYRRTAGGAYGSPINAAPLNVAFYTDETAVNGVSYYYAVSAISDGMEGPLSDEVTAMPESQTVIEIAYDDDTAEVGFNIGAGNYQAVKFTPAGYPTLIKRVKVNIHDTEASPFIALVWDDNGPNGTPLAEMGRYGWSFPVPGWNVMDLTSDSLWITGGSVYFGLKELPGAASVGADTDGGYSGNSYYGLTEGDGSITWDNMSTLGLEYNLMFRIDVDTAFVLVGIEDFNSGVLPTAYSLEQNYPNPFNPSTEIAYTLPESGNVEIKVYDLSGKEVDVLVQEHQSAGSYRLNIDGSHMSSGIYIYTLNTGNVHLTRKMILLK; encoded by the coding sequence ATGAAATCGCTATTAAAAGTTTTAATGATCACACTAGTAGCCTGGTCAGCCTTTGCTGGTTCCATTGAAGGACTCAATCATACGAATAAGCAGTTAATGATTAAGGGTACCCATCAGGATGCATATAGTGAGAATCAAGAGCGTGAAGCAGGTATGCTGAGAGATCTCAGAAATGGTGATTATGCCCTGGCCTGTCAAAATGAAGAGCTGACCCTTATTTCCAATATGTTGAATTATATGTATTCTCCAGTCATCACATTGCCTGCAGGTAGTACTGTATTTTTTGACTTTTTTATCCGTGGAAACTTTACTGATCCCAATGAATTCCCAGATGTTGATTATTGGGGTTGTGAGGTCAGTCCCAATGGTGGCTCAAGCTGGTATGCTATTTCCAATCCTTATGGTGACCCTGATGGCAGCAATTATGTCTATACGGATGCTCCTGGCGACTGGAGTAGTTTTGTACAGAGTTATACTGTTGATGGACTCCTGAATGATTATGCAGGTGGTGATATCCAGATCCGCTGGTACATGCAGACAGATGCAGATGCTGCCAGTGGTGAGGGAATTTTTCTGGATGACGTAAGCGTCGATGTTGATGGTGCGTCTGTTTTCTTTGCCGACTTTGAGGATGGAGATCTAACGGGTTGGGTCTCTGTTGATGGTACTGCGGAACCTGCTCATTGGCATCAGACGACCGTGGGTGCATATTCCGGTCAATCCTGGGCTATGAATGACCCAGATATTGGCAATTCTGGTGGATATGATGACCATTGGTATCAAGTTTTAGATTCACCTCCAGTGACCTTACCTGCTGATCAAGTCAATGCCATTACTTTTCGCCAGAATAGAAATGTTGAGGATCCAGCTGGTGCAACATCCCCCTATGATGGCTGGGATGGTATGAATGTAAGAATTTCATCAGATGGTGGAAGCACCTGGGAAGTCTTGACTGATGCTTCACCTGCCTACAATTCACAATCACTGTATAGTTTTGGTTCTGAATTTGGTGAAGGTCCCGGTGTTCCTGGCTGGGGTGGTTCTTCTGGTGGTTTTGAATCCGTTGGTATTACGATTCCAGCAAGTTACCAAAACCTTGAAGTCATGATTCGTTTTGCCTTTTCTTCGGATCCTGGCTATAACACCTCTGATGACCCTACCCTGTTTGGTTGGATTATTGACAACATTGATATTGCTGGTGTGCTCACCAATGATGGTGAAACCAGCGAAGGTTGGGTCGCAGCCTCCAATGTGCCAATTGCTGGCGATTTATGGCACCTCGCCTTTGTTGGATCTCTGCCTGTGCCCGCGGGTTTAGCCGCCGAAGCTGGAGATTCACAAGTAGCAGTGACCTGGGCTGATCTAAATGAATCACAGGAAGTTACTTTTGCCTGGGGTGATGAGAGCATGGAATCTTTTATCACGGGTTCTGTACCCTGGGTTGGTGGTCAAGTTGTTGGTTCTGCATGGGCTGCACATTACAACGCTGCCCAGACCACAACTCTCCATACCTTTTCATACATTTTGAGCAGTGGAAATACTGCAAATCCAGGATCCATTTTGCCAATTATTGTGACCGTCTGGAATGGTGCATCACAAATTATCTATGAGAGTGAGCCGGTAACGGCCTCTGCCATGGATGTTCTGTTGGACTATGACCTCAGCGCAGCAAATGTCAGTGTATCCGGTGGATTTTATGTTGGATGGGCTTATACAGATACGACAGCTCCTTATGTAGCCCTTGATTCAGATAGTGAATATGCTGGTGAAGCTTATGGATGGCATCCAGAAGGTACCATGCTATCTCTCACTGGGACTGGGATGGACGGAAATTATGCCCTCTATGCAAGTGGTGTAACAACCTCAGAAGGTGGATTCACATACAATGTATATCGTCGGACAGCTGGTGGAGCTTATGGCTCACCTATAAATGCTGCCCCCCTCAATGTGGCATTCTATACTGATGAAACTGCAGTCAACGGCGTGAGCTACTATTATGCTGTTTCTGCAATTTCTGATGGCATGGAAGGACCCCTGTCTGATGAAGTGACAGCCATGCCTGAATCTCAGACAGTAATTGAAATTGCCTATGATGATGATACTGCCGAAGTTGGATTTAATATTGGTGCTGGAAACTACCAGGCTGTGAAATTCACACCTGCAGGATATCCAACCCTGATCAAACGCGTGAAGGTGAATATCCATGATACAGAAGCCAGTCCATTTATTGCTCTGGTTTGGGATGACAATGGTCCCAATGGAACACCTCTCGCTGAGATGGGTCGTTATGGCTGGAGTTTCCCTGTACCAGGTTGGAATGTCATGGATTTGACCAGTGATTCACTCTGGATTACCGGTGGTTCCGTCTATTTCGGTCTTAAAGAATTGCCTGGAGCTGCTTCAGTTGGTGCTGATACTGATGGTGGATACAGTGGCAACTCTTACTACGGTCTTACTGAAGGTGATGGCAGCATCACCTGGGACAATATGTCAACATTGGGTCTTGAATATAATTTGATGTTCAGGATCGATGTGGATACAGCCTTTGTCCTGGTAGGAATTGAGGATTTCAATAGCGGAGTTCTACCCACTGCCTACAGCCTGGAGCAGAACTATCCCAATCCTTTCAATCCCTCTACCGAGATTGCCTATACACTTCCTGAATCAGGGAATGTTGAGATAAAGGTATATGATCTTAGTGGTAAGGAAGTGGATGTTCTGGTACAAGAACACCAGAGCGCCGGTTCATATAGACTCAATATTGACGGATCTCATATGAGCTCAGGTATTTATATTTATACTTTGAATACAGGCAATGTACATCTCACAAGAAAGATGATTTTGCTCAAATAG
- a CDS encoding PorV/PorQ family protein: MKNSIMLLLIFMLLIPNLVQAQDSRQDSLNTVYPGDDFSKVATSIGQFLKLEYGAAGAALGGAYTALAHGPQAMAWNPAGITTTMGPELYMSNNELYAGITNSYLGFTIPIGGGNTLGLVAQYMNSGDMEVTTLDYPDGTGEQFQATGLALGMAFARRLTDRLSVGVSAKMIRETIYRESASTFAFDVGSNFDLGIYGMILGMSIQNFGVGSRFDGPDLNQPLDVNDDLQSSPVVTTRLLTEEWPLPLVFRAGLRMDVLGGKSPWFPTPVHRLSLLVDANDPFDAILRGAIGFEYSYDDMLFLRGGYKLKYEWPVEYEEFDYVFNGEYDLGEPYIDWNDNGVRDADEDFEDGLPVKTAEFTSSSWDSYYGSDKYSLRRFSIGAGLNYNLYGTKLLFDYSYSNYGILGMVQQVSVGFGF, translated from the coding sequence ATGAAAAACTCAATCATGCTGTTACTCATTTTCATGTTGCTGATCCCCAACCTGGTACAAGCCCAGGACTCCAGACAAGACTCGTTGAATACAGTCTATCCAGGTGATGATTTCTCCAAGGTAGCGACTTCAATTGGCCAATTCCTAAAATTGGAATATGGCGCTGCTGGGGCTGCTCTGGGAGGTGCCTACACTGCACTGGCCCACGGACCACAGGCTATGGCCTGGAATCCTGCTGGAATTACTACCACCATGGGTCCTGAACTCTATATGAGCAATAACGAGCTCTACGCTGGCATCACCAATAGTTACTTGGGTTTCACCATACCTATTGGAGGCGGCAATACCCTGGGTCTTGTTGCCCAATACATGAATTCTGGTGATATGGAAGTCACCACCCTCGATTACCCTGATGGCACTGGAGAACAATTCCAGGCTACAGGTCTTGCCTTGGGAATGGCCTTTGCGCGTCGCTTGACAGATAGACTCTCTGTAGGTGTTTCGGCGAAAATGATTCGTGAGACCATTTATCGAGAATCTGCCAGCACTTTTGCCTTTGATGTGGGTTCCAATTTTGATCTCGGTATCTATGGGATGATCTTGGGTATGTCCATTCAAAACTTTGGTGTTGGAAGTCGATTCGATGGTCCCGATTTAAATCAACCACTTGATGTGAATGATGATCTTCAAAGTAGTCCCGTGGTTACCACGCGACTCCTGACTGAGGAATGGCCTCTGCCTCTGGTTTTCAGGGCGGGACTGCGTATGGACGTCCTGGGTGGCAAAAGTCCCTGGTTTCCCACGCCAGTTCACCGTTTAAGCCTCCTTGTTGATGCCAACGATCCTTTTGATGCTATTCTAAGGGGTGCCATTGGCTTTGAGTACAGTTATGATGACATGCTCTTTCTCAGGGGTGGTTACAAGTTGAAATATGAATGGCCTGTTGAATACGAGGAATTCGATTATGTATTCAATGGTGAATATGATCTGGGAGAACCCTATATCGATTGGAATGACAATGGGGTACGTGATGCCGATGAAGACTTTGAAGATGGACTTCCAGTGAAAACTGCTGAATTTACCTCGTCAAGTTGGGATAGTTATTATGGCTCAGATAAATACTCCTTGAGACGTTTTTCCATTGGTGCAGGCTTAAATTATAATCTGTACGGGACGAAATTGTTATTTGACTACTCATATTCAAATTATGGTATATTAGGCATGGTTCAGCAGGTATCTGTTGGATTTGGTTTTTAG
- a CDS encoding TonB-dependent receptor gives MRSALLKFSLVLLSVTMAWSATVGTISGRITDNRTGEPIIGAQVMISALGLGGSTDFEGEFYIQNVPVGVHSVQVWMIGYAKVTYSEVGVVMDQTTPLNVSLDEEVIAGEEVTVVAERPLVEKDVTVKKLVRTAEEIQNLPARDLTEMLTLQSGVIQIKSSENGIPGFADRGIEQIHVRGGRSGEIGYTIDGMYIENPIYGGGFGRGTRLGTHAVQDLISQTGVFNAEYGDAMSQIVNIITATGGDHYEGTFEWKGSNLGPLSSEQDRLRDYKEFAGSFSGPVIPGMSNLTFHIAADYSNSSYAVYKFDDKVYLEGDPGNRINQANQVHWLDRYAGWRSFGYDRTYDVFTKLHWKIDSYKFLNFSHWIVDSKFKTFGPWNQFYEENKNVNHKFSERFHLEFRHQLNEKTYYTLSASRFTQEMEIDVEDGDMDGDGYPDWVEYKIGTEARGLHNGVDYRGDCDIPYENDQKYGPGVSIANDEDRIMYFESWGPGCLRTMITYYWRGPQHVGGASYDSTRLHIVVNHGEQIAIGPYDRIKIENIFLEENFNSSGTLISSRRLSNGNLIDPLDSLEYSDKDGNINTWHLGDDLQEHLAEGQYTPFQYMYYPDSTYEAFSSPAGMSASEFAALRDSLYYIMFYEYGSGGADRYRHHTKSVTDEIKFDITSRINKHHQLRSGVDLKRHLITFDETQLPWLNPPYGETYGLPDSIERGSAFEEFIYGTGEKSPIEIGAYIQDKIEYPWMTINAGVRFDIQNSLDSSWADPREKTSGSVPTEWNVLWSPRLSISHVITDKATFTFGYGRYYQNLTYRNIYLNDDNDLTTALPIVGNSHVQAQGVTAYEFGLNWEFVEFWKLGVVGWSKDYSDLGSTERVQAFPYSYAVVVNYDYGSARGLDLRLIKRGGSAWSTDIQYTLSRATANRADAWQGYRSSDTPESMPKKEVLMAYDRTHNLTMTGGYQFSKKNSPRLWGMYPLNKMAVHVTVVGISGSPYTPFDINLNRNGATNSERMPWFIETNMAVRKTIRYAGLNFSTGLIIRNLLNRENIVDIYEETGSPTDPGRNATRAIQNGSSSLTFYDRPYYYSAPRQVDLTVKVNF, from the coding sequence ATGAGAAGTGCTTTGTTAAAATTCAGTCTGGTTTTGTTAAGTGTTACCATGGCCTGGTCCGCTACTGTAGGAACCATCTCAGGACGAATAACAGACAACCGTACCGGTGAACCCATCATAGGTGCCCAGGTGATGATTTCGGCATTGGGTCTGGGAGGTTCTACTGACTTCGAAGGTGAATTTTATATTCAAAATGTACCGGTAGGTGTCCATAGCGTTCAGGTTTGGATGATCGGATATGCAAAAGTGACCTATAGCGAAGTGGGTGTGGTTATGGATCAGACAACCCCCCTCAATGTTTCTCTTGATGAAGAAGTCATTGCCGGTGAGGAAGTTACCGTTGTCGCGGAGCGTCCCCTGGTTGAAAAAGATGTGACTGTGAAAAAACTGGTGCGTACGGCTGAAGAAATTCAAAATTTACCTGCTCGTGATTTAACTGAGATGCTCACCCTCCAGAGTGGTGTTATTCAGATTAAAAGTTCTGAAAATGGCATTCCTGGTTTTGCTGATCGTGGGATTGAGCAAATCCACGTGCGTGGGGGCCGTTCTGGTGAGATTGGCTATACCATCGACGGTATGTACATTGAAAATCCCATTTACGGTGGAGGTTTCGGCCGCGGTACAAGACTTGGTACCCATGCCGTCCAGGATCTGATTTCTCAAACCGGTGTCTTCAATGCTGAATATGGCGATGCCATGTCTCAAATCGTGAACATTATCACAGCCACTGGCGGCGACCATTATGAAGGAACCTTCGAATGGAAGGGCAGTAACCTCGGGCCCCTCAGTTCAGAACAGGATAGACTAAGAGACTATAAAGAATTTGCCGGATCTTTTTCCGGCCCAGTCATCCCCGGGATGAGCAACCTTACTTTTCACATTGCTGCTGATTACTCCAACAGCTCCTATGCTGTTTATAAGTTTGATGACAAAGTGTATTTGGAAGGGGATCCAGGTAATAGAATTAACCAGGCCAATCAGGTGCATTGGTTAGACCGTTATGCTGGTTGGAGATCATTTGGGTATGATAGAACCTATGATGTCTTTACCAAGCTGCACTGGAAGATTGACTCATACAAATTCCTGAACTTTTCACATTGGATTGTAGATTCAAAATTCAAGACCTTTGGCCCCTGGAATCAATTCTATGAAGAGAATAAGAATGTGAATCACAAGTTCTCAGAAAGATTTCATCTGGAATTTCGTCACCAACTTAACGAAAAAACATATTACACACTGAGTGCATCTCGTTTTACTCAGGAGATGGAAATTGATGTTGAGGATGGTGATATGGACGGCGATGGCTATCCAGACTGGGTAGAATATAAAATTGGCACAGAAGCACGTGGTCTCCACAACGGAGTTGACTATCGGGGAGATTGTGATATTCCCTATGAGAATGATCAGAAATATGGTCCTGGTGTTTCCATTGCCAATGATGAAGACAGAATTATGTATTTCGAGTCCTGGGGACCAGGTTGCCTGCGAACCATGATTACATACTACTGGCGCGGTCCACAACATGTTGGTGGAGCGAGCTATGACTCGACCAGATTGCATATTGTTGTAAATCACGGTGAGCAAATTGCAATCGGACCTTATGACCGCATTAAAATCGAAAATATTTTCCTCGAGGAAAATTTCAATTCCAGTGGAACCTTGATTTCTTCCAGGAGACTCTCAAATGGTAATCTTATTGATCCCCTGGATTCTCTGGAATATTCTGATAAAGATGGAAACATCAATACCTGGCATCTTGGTGATGATTTACAGGAGCATCTTGCCGAAGGTCAGTACACACCCTTCCAGTACATGTACTATCCTGATTCAACTTACGAAGCATTCTCTTCACCAGCAGGTATGAGTGCATCTGAGTTTGCCGCCTTGCGGGATTCATTGTACTATATCATGTTTTATGAGTATGGTTCAGGTGGAGCTGATCGCTACCGCCATCACACCAAGAGTGTCACCGATGAAATCAAGTTTGATATCACCAGCCGCATCAATAAGCACCACCAGCTCCGGAGTGGGGTAGATCTGAAACGACATCTTATTACCTTTGATGAAACTCAATTGCCCTGGCTAAATCCACCTTATGGTGAAACCTATGGCCTGCCCGACTCCATTGAGCGAGGAAGTGCCTTTGAGGAATTTATCTATGGAACGGGAGAGAAATCACCCATTGAGATTGGAGCTTATATTCAGGACAAGATCGAATATCCCTGGATGACCATTAACGCCGGTGTCCGTTTTGATATCCAGAACTCTCTGGATAGTTCGTGGGCAGATCCACGAGAGAAAACGTCTGGGTCAGTACCCACAGAATGGAATGTCCTGTGGTCACCACGCTTGAGTATTTCTCACGTCATTACTGACAAAGCGACATTTACTTTTGGCTATGGTCGCTATTACCAGAATTTGACCTATCGCAATATCTATCTCAATGATGATAATGATTTGACGACAGCACTTCCTATTGTAGGGAATAGCCATGTGCAGGCTCAGGGTGTAACTGCCTATGAGTTTGGTTTGAACTGGGAGTTTGTGGAATTTTGGAAACTGGGCGTTGTAGGCTGGTCTAAAGACTATTCTGATCTTGGATCCACTGAACGTGTCCAGGCCTTCCCCTATAGTTATGCTGTAGTGGTTAATTACGACTATGGATCAGCCCGTGGTCTGGATTTACGTCTCATCAAACGGGGTGGTAGCGCCTGGTCAACAGATATTCAATACACCTTGTCGCGAGCAACGGCAAACCGAGCCGATGCCTGGCAGGGCTATCGATCTTCAGATACCCCTGAATCCATGCCGAAGAAAGAGGTGCTCATGGCCTATGATCGAACCCACAACCTGACCATGACAGGTGGCTATCAGTTCAGCAAGAAAAATTCACCTCGATTATGGGGAATGTATCCGTTGAACAAGATGGCTGTCCATGTAACCGTGGTTGGGATCTCAGGTTCACCCTATACACCGTTTGATATCAATCTTAATCGTAATGGTGCCACAAATTCTGAGCGCATGCCCTGGTTTATTGAGACCAACATGGCCGTCAGGAAAACCATCCGTTATGCTGGATTGAATTTTTCTACAGGTCTCATTATTCGAAATCTCCTAAATCGAGAGAATATTGTTGATATATATGAAGAAACAGGAAGTCCTACAGACCCTGGTCGTAACGCGACCAGAGCCATCCAGAACGGAAGCAGTTCTCTGACTTTCTATGATAGACCGTATTATTATTCTGCACCCCGTCAGGTTGATCTGACCGTTAAAGTGAATTTCTAG